The genomic stretch GCTGTCGGCCAGGGTGGTGACGTCACCGATGCTGCGGTTCTCGGCCACGTCGCGCAGGAGGCGGCGCATGATCTTGCCGGAACGGGTCTTGGGCAGCTCGGGCACCACCATGATCTGGCGCGGCTTGGCGATCGGGCCGAGTGTCTTGGCCACATGGTTGCGCAGGTCGGACGCGATGTCCTCGTTCTCCTCCGCGCTGCCGCGCAGGATCACGAACGACACGATGGCCTGTCCGGTCACCGGGTCGGTCGCGCCCACCACGGCCGCCTCGGCCACCTTCGGGTGGCTGACCAGCGCGCTCTCCACCTCGGTGGTGGAGATGTTGTGGCCGGAGACCAGCATGACGTCGTCCACGCGGCCGAGCAGCCACAGGTCGCCGTCCTCGTCCTTCTTGGCGCCGTCGCCGGGGAAGTACATCCCCTCGAACCTGCTCCAGTACGTGTCGATGTACCGCTGGTCGTCGCCCCAGATCGTGCGGAGCATCGACGGCCACGGCTCGCGTACCACGAGGAAGCCGCCACCGCCGTCGGGCACGCTGTTGCCCTGGTCGTCGACCACGTCCGCGGTGATGCCGGGGAGCGGGCGCATCGCGGCGCCCGGCTTGCCCGAGGTCACGCCGGGCAGCGGGCTGATCATGATGGCGCCGGTCTCCGTCTGCCACCAGGTGTCGACGACCGGGCAGCGGTTGTCGCCGATGTGCTCGCGGTACCAGACGTACGCCTCGGGGTTGATCGGCTCGCCGACGGAGCCCAGGATGCGCAGGCTAGACATGTCGTACTTGGCGGGGATGTCGTCGCCCCACTTCATGAACGTCCGGATCGCCGTGGGGGCCGTGTAGAGGATCGTGATCTTGTATTTCTGCACGATCTCCCAGAACCGGCCGCGGTGCGGCGTGTCCGGGGTGCCCTCGTAGATGACGCTGGTGGCGCCGTTGGCGAGGGGGCCGTACACGATGTAGGAGTGGCCGGTCACCCAGCCGATGTCGGCCGTGCACCAGTAGATGTCGGTTTCCGGCTTGAGGTCGAAGACCGCGTGGTGCGTCCAGGCCGTCTGCGTCAGGTAGCCGCCGGTCGTGTGCAGGATGCCCTTGGGCTTACCGGTGGTGCCGCTGGTGTAGAGGATGTACAGCGGGTCCTCTGCGTCGTGGGGCACGGCGGTGTGCTGGTCGCTCTGGCGC from Nonomuraea polychroma encodes the following:
- the acs gene encoding acetate--CoA ligase, translating into MAPETPGTEPQALSNLLQENRRFAPPADLAAAANVTATAYDEAAADRLAFWERAAERLTWAKRWDRTLEWNAPFAKWFIGGELNVAYNCVDRHVEEGRGDKVAYYWEGEPDGDTRTLTYNDLKTEVSKAANALQELGVGKGDRVAIYMPMIPELPIAMLACARIGAVHSVVFGGFSASALKSRIDDADAKLVITADGGYRRGKPSALKPTVDEAVAECPQVEHVLVVRRTGQDVPTNGKDVWWHDVVERQSDQHTAVPHDAEDPLYILYTSGTTGKPKGILHTTGGYLTQTAWTHHAVFDLKPETDIYWCTADIGWVTGHSYIVYGPLANGATSVIYEGTPDTPHRGRFWEIVQKYKITILYTAPTAIRTFMKWGDDIPAKYDMSSLRILGSVGEPINPEAYVWYREHIGDNRCPVVDTWWQTETGAIMISPLPGVTSGKPGAAMRPLPGITADVVDDQGNSVPDGGGGFLVVREPWPSMLRTIWGDDQRYIDTYWSRFEGMYFPGDGAKKDEDGDLWLLGRVDDVMLVSGHNISTTEVESALVSHPKVAEAAVVGATDPVTGQAIVSFVILRGSAEENEDIASDLRNHVAKTLGPIAKPRQIMVVPELPKTRSGKIMRRLLRDVAENRSIGDVTTLADSTVMNLIADKLPSAKSED